The Desulfovibrio sp. G11 region ATTAAAAGCTTTGTCGGGCGCTCGGAGAATGCGGTGCACATCCAGATTTATACGGCCCTGACCGTGTATTTACTCCTGGCCTATCAGAAATTCCTGAGCAAGCTTGGGCTGTCGGTGCAACAACTCTTCGAGCTCATTTGCTTGAATCTGTTCGGCAAGGATTCTCTGGAAGAACTTCTGAATCCACGAAGACGAAAAACTATAAACACCTATAGTTATAGCCTGTTAGCTATGGGTGCTTAACCGGACAACATTGTTGCCGATATGTTTCGGTAGGGAATCAGATAATTCACGAAGATTCATGGGCGATGCATGTCGCCATATGACATTCTTTGGCCACTGCAGTAATGCAGAGAATATATATTTGTATACAGGAAAGAACTGTTCAACTCTCAGCCAAGCAGTGTTACTATGAATTCATTTTCTTTGCGCGGAAAGTTCATCTTGACGATAACCATAGGTGCTGTGGCTCTTGCTGCCATGTTCGCCTTTTCTCTTGACGCTGTTTCTACGCTTGACCGCTCGTTCTTGCAGATGCGGAATGTGGATGTGGTGGGCAAGATCACCAGCCTTGAAATAGGAAAGGACATAAACTATGTGAGCCGCCTTACCCGTGATGCCATGCTGGGCGGCAACATTGAAAAGGATATCAAGCAGCAGAGCGACATCGCCAAGCGTAACGAAGAGCGCTTCCAGCAGCTTGCCGCCATGCCTTTCAGCGGTGAGGAAAAAAAGATTATTGACGAGGCCCGTACGGCCGCCATCAACTTTATCGCCAATGGCCGCGACGTTCTTTTGCCGCTGCAGTCCGTTCCTGTGGACGAACGTTACAAGGGGTACAAAGAATACGCCAAGATGGTGACCCCCTATGCCATGGCCTATCGCGATCAGGGCGGTCTGTTTGACAAGGCCATGAACGCCCGTTTTGACGCCGCCATGCAGCAGATGCAGGAACAGCTTGATCACAGTCGCACGACCATGTGGATAATACTGGCTGTTTCCATGCTGGCTATTTATGGTGTGGGTTTTGCCTCTACCAGCCGTGACCTCAACGTCATGCGCGAGTGTATCGCCTTTGCCGGCGAACTGGGGTCCGAGACGCTTACGCGCCGGCTTGATACCAGCAAAAGGTCTTCCATCACGCCGCTGGCCAAGGCGCTGAATGCCACCGCGGACAATCTGGACAGCTTCAGGGCCGAAACGCTCAAGGCCACAGCTGAAGCCCAGAAAGAGCGCGATGAGGCCCAGGGTTTCATGCTACAGGCTCAGGCAGCCAAGGAAGAAGCCGAAAAGGCCAAGGTTGAAGGTATGCTGTACGCCGCAAGCCAGCTTGAGGCTGTGGTGCAGACGCTCAATACCACCACTGATAATCTTTCCAGCCTTATCCACAACGCCAATAACGGAACCACCCGTCAGGCTGACCGTATGCGCGAGACGGCCTCGGCTATGGAGCAGATGAACGCCTCCATGCTTGAGGTAGCCCAAAGCTCCTCCCACGCGGCAAACACCGCTGACCAGACCAGAAGCAAGGCTCAGGACGGATCGACTTCGGTTACGGAACTGCTCGACAATATCCGCGAGGTACAGCAGCAGGCCGGAGAAATGAAAGACGGTATGGCCGGGCTTGGGGTTCAGGCCGAGGCTATCGGCAAGGTGCTCAACGTCATTGCCGACATTGCCGACCAGACCAACCTGCTGGCCCTTAACGCCGCCATTGAAGCTGCGCGCGCGGGCGATGCCGGACGCGGCTTTGCCGTGGTGGCCGACGAGGTGCGCAAGCTGGCCGAAAAAACCATGACGGCCACCAGAGAAGTGGGTGAAGCCATCGGCGGCATACAGTCGGGCACCACGCACACCATTGACGTGGTTACCCGCACGGTTTCCCGCATTCAGGGCGCCAGCCAGCTGGCTGACCGTTCCGGTACGGCCCTGGCGGAGATAGTGTCCATGGTCGACCTGACCACAGATCAGGTGCGTGCCATTGCCGCCGCTTCGGAAGAGCAGTCTGCCGCCAGTTCTGAAATCAACCGCAGCCTGGATGAAGTGGACAGGATATCGGGCGAGAATGCCTCGTTCATGCATCAGTCCGCAGATTCCATCATGGAGCTGTCCCGGCAGGCCGGCGTGCTTCAGGACCTTATCAGCCAGATGAAGCAGGGCGGCGCGTAACAGCTTTCGCCACAGCATATTCGTTGACATCCCCCGTCTTTTTACGGCAGCCGCGCAGGCCGCCTGAAAAGATGGGGGATTGCCGTTGGCTGTTCCAGGTCTGCCCTGCGCGGGCTCGAGCCGGCCAAGATCTGGCCTGACCGGGGCCGGTTTGCCGTAGCTGCCCAGTATCTGTCCATTGCTGGCAGGCGGTGCGGGCGGCGGCGCACTTGCGGCACGCGCGCAGTTGTCATAAAGCCTTGGAAGGAGAGTTTATGAGCAAGCATACAGAACAGTGGGGCCGCTTGCTGGCTCCGTACCGCAGGACACGACAGGGCAAGGATCTTGTTACTCTCGACCTGGTGCGCAATCCGTTTGTGCAGGATTATGACCGCATCATTTTTTCCAGTTCCTTCCGCAGGCTTGCCAAAAAAACACAGGTGCATCCCCTGGTGCGCAACGACCATATCCACAACCGCCTTACCCATTCGCTCGAAGTAAGCTGCGTGGGCCGCTCTCTGGCGCTGCTGGCGGGGCAGGGGCTGGCCGAAAGGGGGCAGCTGCCGCAAGGCTACAGCCCCGAGCACCTCGGCCAGATCATACAGGCGGCCTGCCTGGCCCACGATATCGGCAACCCGCCCTTCGGGCATGCCGGAGAAGAGGCCATACGCGACTGGTTCAAGGATACGGGCCACACAGAGCATTACTTCAAGGAGCTGCGGCCTGCCGAACGGGCGGACTTTGAAGCCTTTGACGGCAACGCCCAAGGCTTTCGCGTGGTTAATACGCTTGAAAACAACAAGGATTCCGGCGGATTCCGCCTGACATTCCCTGTGCTGGCAAGTCTTGTAAAATACCCCTGTTCCGCACACGAGGCGCTGGGCCGGTCCAGCGGCAAGTTCAACTACTATACGGCGGAGCAGGAGATTTTTGCGGATATCTTCAGCACTCTGGGCCTGATGCACGACGGCCGCGCACGACGCCACCCTCTTTCCTACCTGCTGGAAGCGGCAGACGACATCTGCTACCGCATCATTGATATGGAAGACGCGCGCGAGCTGCGCATCATCACCTATCAGGACATCAAGGACGCCATGGCTCCCCTGCTGAGCGACAGCGATATGGACGGCGGGCGTCTGGCGGATATGGATTCTGACCGGCGGCGCTCGGGCATGCTGCGCACCAAGGCCATGGGGCGCATCATCCCCTCGGTGGTGCAGACATTTCTTGATAATTATGAAGACATCATGAACGGCACGTTGCAGGGTGACCTGCTCAAGCATGCCCGGCAGGATGTGGCGGACTTTATGGCGGCGGCCAAAACGGTGTTCAACTGCAAGATCATGAACAATCCGCAAAAAACAGCTCTGGAAATAGGCACGTACACCTTGTACAAACGCCTGCTGGACGTGTTTATTCCCGCCTGTTTCAACTTCAGCAAAAAGAACGCCATGTCCTATCAGGAAACGCGCGCCCTGACCCTGATGGGAACCAATGCCCCCGCCGAGGGCGAGTGCCTGTATACGGCCTATCTGCGTGTGCTGGACTTTGTGTCCGGCATGACGGACGATTACGCCACGTTTATCTCGCAGCAGTTCTCGGGTACGGCAGCGAGCTAGTGCAGCTATACATTCTCAAAAGATAAATGCTAGAGAGGGACTGCCTGCGCGGCGGGCGGCAGTGTGCGGCGCGCAGGCATGGGAT contains the following coding sequences:
- a CDS encoding methyl-accepting chemotaxis protein; translation: MNSFSLRGKFILTITIGAVALAAMFAFSLDAVSTLDRSFLQMRNVDVVGKITSLEIGKDINYVSRLTRDAMLGGNIEKDIKQQSDIAKRNEERFQQLAAMPFSGEEKKIIDEARTAAINFIANGRDVLLPLQSVPVDERYKGYKEYAKMVTPYAMAYRDQGGLFDKAMNARFDAAMQQMQEQLDHSRTTMWIILAVSMLAIYGVGFASTSRDLNVMRECIAFAGELGSETLTRRLDTSKRSSITPLAKALNATADNLDSFRAETLKATAEAQKERDEAQGFMLQAQAAKEEAEKAKVEGMLYAASQLEAVVQTLNTTTDNLSSLIHNANNGTTRQADRMRETASAMEQMNASMLEVAQSSSHAANTADQTRSKAQDGSTSVTELLDNIREVQQQAGEMKDGMAGLGVQAEAIGKVLNVIADIADQTNLLALNAAIEAARAGDAGRGFAVVADEVRKLAEKTMTATREVGEAIGGIQSGTTHTIDVVTRTVSRIQGASQLADRSGTALAEIVSMVDLTTDQVRAIAAASEEQSAASSEINRSLDEVDRISGENASFMHQSADSIMELSRQAGVLQDLISQMKQGGA
- a CDS encoding deoxyguanosinetriphosphate triphosphohydrolase, which translates into the protein MSKHTEQWGRLLAPYRRTRQGKDLVTLDLVRNPFVQDYDRIIFSSSFRRLAKKTQVHPLVRNDHIHNRLTHSLEVSCVGRSLALLAGQGLAERGQLPQGYSPEHLGQIIQAACLAHDIGNPPFGHAGEEAIRDWFKDTGHTEHYFKELRPAERADFEAFDGNAQGFRVVNTLENNKDSGGFRLTFPVLASLVKYPCSAHEALGRSSGKFNYYTAEQEIFADIFSTLGLMHDGRARRHPLSYLLEAADDICYRIIDMEDARELRIITYQDIKDAMAPLLSDSDMDGGRLADMDSDRRRSGMLRTKAMGRIIPSVVQTFLDNYEDIMNGTLQGDLLKHARQDVADFMAAAKTVFNCKIMNNPQKTALEIGTYTLYKRLLDVFIPACFNFSKKNAMSYQETRALTLMGTNAPAEGECLYTAYLRVLDFVSGMTDDYATFISQQFSGTAAS